One genomic window of Etheostoma spectabile isolate EspeVRDwgs_2016 chromosome 7, UIUC_Espe_1.0, whole genome shotgun sequence includes the following:
- the LOC116692346 gene encoding NACHT, LRR and PYD domains-containing protein 12 isoform X1, giving the protein MSVCGKDEEGRAESPVSSCLSLKSDHSKDIPLAFGNDPGLLDTKPELSLCGKDEEGRAESPVSSCLSLKSDHSKDIPLAFGNDPGVLDTKERKRVRGVIEEQLACCALCQDVLRDPRSIACGHYFCWVCTASYLERCESTGDAPCPQCRKRSRKRPKLQTPGQDSTEPITGSWQEGSYNHKIGHRRRSEFAIEGTAEAGPQTRLSKIYTELYILEGQCEGVNIQHEVWQLETISKMENLNDTPIKCHNIFKVLPGQKGIIRVVLTNGIAGIGKTFLVQKFILDWAEGLENQDVSFVFPLSFRELNLIKEKQYSLLRLLQDFDPTLHMVTAESLALCKVLFIFDGLDESRLLLDFQNNEVVSEVTQTSSVNLLLTNLIKGNLLPSAFLWITSRPAAANQIPPLYVDRITEVRGFTDTQKEEYFRRRFDDVSISGRIFSHMKASRSIYIMCHIPVFCWITAAVLEHMIITDKKELPKSLTEMYSHFLLVQSKRKTQKYGKGDEMTQQELMQTDGEALRKLGKLAFEHLEKGNIIFYQEDLERCGLDVEEALVFSGLCTQIFKRERVLFQKTIYCFVHLSIQEFLAAVYMVDCYLNKNIEVLATFLGEDWERKSSDPGLDNFLNQVVEKSLHSVNGHLDLFVRFLHGLLLESNRGLLGGLLGWTASSPESIQNAINNLKKMNAYDISPDRSINVFHCLMEMNDHSVHQEIQEFLQSGNRSEKKLTKTHCSALAYMLQMSEDVLEVLDLKKYNATGDGRRRLLPAVRNCRDARLSGCGLSEKHCEVLSSALMSNPSHLQELDLSENDYLLDSGVKLLSVGLGSQNCRLKILRLKNCSLSDGCCDSLASALKSTSSSLRELDLSNNNYLKDSGVKLLSTGLESPHCRLETLRLSCCRLSETCCAHLASAMKSNPTHLSELDLSQNKVKDLGVTLLSTALESPQCRLKCLRLNRCGLTENCCTSLASTFKSSSSSLRVLELSNNDLQDSGVKLLCPGLESPHCGLEALRLRGCWLSESSCASLALTLMSNPSSLRELDLSENDLQDSGVKLLTAGLESPHCKLETLMLRRCRVTDEGCPSLVSALKSNPSYLRELDLRKNKLQESGEKLLSDVLESPHCRLETLRMEEME; this is encoded by the exons gaAGAGTGACCACTCCAAAGATATTCCTCTCGCCTTCGGTAATGATCCTGGACTATTGGACACAAA ACCAGAGCTGAGTCTTTGTGGGAAGGATGAGGAGGGCAGAGCAGAGTCTCCAGTATccagctgtctgtctctgaAGAGTGACCACTCCAAAGATATTCCTCTTGCCTTCGGTAATGATCCTGGAGTATTGGACACAAA ggagaggaaaagggTGAGGGGTGTTATTGAGGAGCAGCTGGCATGCTGTGCTTTGTGCCAGGACGTCCTGAGGGATCCACGGTCTATTGCCTGTGGACACTACTTCTGCTGGGTATGCACTGCGTCATACCTGGAACGATGTGAATCTACAGGAGACGCCCCCTGTCCCCAATGTAGAAAAAGATCCAGAAAACGTCCTAAACTTCAGACACCCGGTCAAGACAGCACTGAACCAA TTACTGGCAGTTGGCAGGAGGGTTCTTACAATCATAAGATTGGTCACAGAAGAAGATCTGAATTTGCAATAGAAGGAACTGCTGAAGCAGGACCTCAAACCCGCCTATCTAAGATCTACACTGAGCTGTATATCCTTGAAGGACAGTGCGAAGGAGTTAATATCCAACATGAAGTGTGGCAACTTGAGACAATATCCAAAATGGAGAACCTTAATGACACTCCAATCAAATGTCACAACATCTTTAAGGTCTTACCTGGCCAAAAAGGAATAATCAGAGTAGTTCTGACAAATGGGATTGCTGGCATCGGAAAAACCTTCTTGGTGCAAAAGTTTATTCTCGACTGGGCAGAGGGCCTGGAAAATCAAGATGTCAGCTTTGTGTTTCCGCTTTCGTTCCGGGAGCTGAACTTGATCAAAGAGAAGCAGTACAGTCTTCTCAGGCTGCTACAGGATTTTGATCCAACACTACACATGGTGACAGCAGAAAGTCTTGCTCTCTGTAAAGTTTTGTTCATCTTTGATGGTCTTGACGAAAGCAGACTTTTGTTGGATTTCCAGAACAATGAGGTTGTGTCGGAAGTCACACAGACATCATCAGTCAACTTACTGTTAACAAACCTCATCAAGGGgaatctgcttccctctgctttCCTTTGGATAACTTCcagacctgcagcagccaatcagatccctcctTTATATGTTGATAGGATAACAGAAGTACGAGGATTCACTGACACTCAGAAAGAGGAGTACTTCAGAAGAAGATTTGATGATGTTTCAATATCTGGCAGAATCTTCTCACACATGAAGGCATCCAGGAGCATCTACATTATGTGTCACATCCCAGTTTTCTGTTGGATCACTGCGGCTGTTCTGGAGCACATGATAATTACAGACAAAAAAGAGCTCCCCAAGTCTCTGACTGAGATGTACTCACACTTTCTGCTGGTCCAGTccaagagaaagacacagaagtACGGCAAAGGAGATGAGATGACACAACAGGAGCTAATGCAAACTGATGGGGAAGCCCTTCGGAAGTTGGGGAAACTTGCGTTCGAACATCTGGAAAAAGGGAACATCATCTTCTACCAAGAGGACCTGGAGAGATGTGGTCTTGATGTCGAAGAAGCCTTAGTtttctcaggactgtgcacacAGATCTTCAAAAGAGAACGTGTGCTTTTTCAGAAAACTATTTACTGCTTTGTTCATTTAAGTATTCAGGAGTTTCTCGCTGCTGTCTACATGGTTGACTGTTACCTGAACAAGAACATTGAAGTACTGGCAACTTTCTTGGGAGAAGACTGGGAAAGAAAAAGCAGTGACCCAGGTCTGGACAACTTCCTCAATCAAGTTGTGGAAAAATCCCTTCACAGTGTAAATGGCCACCTGGACCTCTTTGTTCGCTTCCTTCATGGCCTGTTATTGGAGTCCAACCGTGGTCTCTTAGGAGGTCTGCTGGGCTGGACAGCGAGCAGTCCAGAAAGCATCCAGAATGCAATAAACAACCTGAAGAAGATGAATGCTTATGATATCTCGCCTGACAGAAGTATCAATGTCTTCCACTGTTTGATGGAGATGAATGACCACTCGGTGCACCAGGAGATCCAAGAGTTCCTGCAGTCAGGCAACAGATCCGAGAAGAAACTCACCAAGACCCATTGCTCAGCTCTTGCCTACATGCTGCAGATGTCAGAAGATGTTCTAGAGGTGTTGGACCTGAAGAAGTACAATGCTACAGGTGATGGAAGACGGAGACTGCTCCCAGCTGTAAGAAACTGCAGAGACGCTCG ACTCTCTGGCTGTGGACTCTCTGAGAAGCATTGTGAAGTTCTGTCCTCAGCTCTGATGTCCAACCCTTCCCATCTGCAGGAGCTGGACCTGAGTGAAAATGACTATCTGCTGGATTCAGGAGTGAAACTGTTGTCTGTCGGATTGGGGAGTCAAAACTGCAGATTGAAGATACTAAG ATTGAAGAACTGCAGTTTGTCAGACGGTTGTTGTGATTCACTGGCATCAGCTCTGAAGTCCACCTCCTCCAgcctgagagagctggacctaaGTAACAACAACTATCTTAAGGATTCGGGGGTGAAGTTGTTGTCTACTGGCCTTGAGAGTCCACACTGTAGACTTGAGACTCTGAG ATTAAGTTGTTGTAGGCTGTCAGAGACCTGCTGTGCACATCTGGCCTCAGCTATGAAGTCCAACCCCACCCATTTGAGCGAGCTAGACCTGAGTCAAAACAAGGTGAAGGATTTAGGAGTCACTCTGCTGTCTACTGCACTCGAGAGTCCTCAATGTAGACTGAAGTGTCTGAG GCTTAATAGATGTGGGCTAACGGAGAACTGCTGTACATCTTTGGCCTCCACTTTCAAGTCCAGCTCCTCCAGCCTGAGAGTGTTGGAGCTAAGTAATAACGatctgcaggattcaggagtcaAGTTGCTGTGCCCCGGACTGGAGAGTCCACATTGTGGACTGGAAGCTCTTAG attgaGGGGCTGCTGGTTGTCAGAGAGTTCCTGTGCTTCTCTGGCTTTGACTCTGATGTCCAACCCCTCCAGTCTCAGAGAGCTTGATCTCAGTGAAAATGATCTacaggattcaggagtgaagctgctgACTGCTGGATTGGAAAGTCCACATTGTAAACTTGAGACTCTGAT GTTAAGACGTTGTCGGGTCACAGATGAAGGCTGTCCTTCTTTGGTGTCAGCTCTGAAGTCCAACCCATCctatctgagagagctggacctgcgTAAAAACAAACTTCAGGAATCGGGAGAGAAGTTGCTGTCTGATGTCCTagagagtccacactgcagactggaaactctc
- the LOC116692346 gene encoding NACHT, LRR and PYD domains-containing protein 14 isoform X2 translates to MSVCGKDEEGRAESPVSSCLSLKSDHSKDIPLAFGNDPGLLDTKERKRVRGVIEEQLACCALCQDVLRDPRSIACGHYFCWVCTASYLERCESTGDAPCPQCRKRSRKRPKLQTPGQDSTEPITGSWQEGSYNHKIGHRRRSEFAIEGTAEAGPQTRLSKIYTELYILEGQCEGVNIQHEVWQLETISKMENLNDTPIKCHNIFKVLPGQKGIIRVVLTNGIAGIGKTFLVQKFILDWAEGLENQDVSFVFPLSFRELNLIKEKQYSLLRLLQDFDPTLHMVTAESLALCKVLFIFDGLDESRLLLDFQNNEVVSEVTQTSSVNLLLTNLIKGNLLPSAFLWITSRPAAANQIPPLYVDRITEVRGFTDTQKEEYFRRRFDDVSISGRIFSHMKASRSIYIMCHIPVFCWITAAVLEHMIITDKKELPKSLTEMYSHFLLVQSKRKTQKYGKGDEMTQQELMQTDGEALRKLGKLAFEHLEKGNIIFYQEDLERCGLDVEEALVFSGLCTQIFKRERVLFQKTIYCFVHLSIQEFLAAVYMVDCYLNKNIEVLATFLGEDWERKSSDPGLDNFLNQVVEKSLHSVNGHLDLFVRFLHGLLLESNRGLLGGLLGWTASSPESIQNAINNLKKMNAYDISPDRSINVFHCLMEMNDHSVHQEIQEFLQSGNRSEKKLTKTHCSALAYMLQMSEDVLEVLDLKKYNATGDGRRRLLPAVRNCRDARLSGCGLSEKHCEVLSSALMSNPSHLQELDLSENDYLLDSGVKLLSVGLGSQNCRLKILRLKNCSLSDGCCDSLASALKSTSSSLRELDLSNNNYLKDSGVKLLSTGLESPHCRLETLRLSCCRLSETCCAHLASAMKSNPTHLSELDLSQNKVKDLGVTLLSTALESPQCRLKCLRLNRCGLTENCCTSLASTFKSSSSSLRVLELSNNDLQDSGVKLLCPGLESPHCGLEALRLRGCWLSESSCASLALTLMSNPSSLRELDLSENDLQDSGVKLLTAGLESPHCKLETLMLRRCRVTDEGCPSLVSALKSNPSYLRELDLRKNKLQESGEKLLSDVLESPHCRLETLRMEEME, encoded by the exons gaAGAGTGACCACTCCAAAGATATTCCTCTCGCCTTCGGTAATGATCCTGGACTATTGGACACAAA ggagaggaaaagggTGAGGGGTGTTATTGAGGAGCAGCTGGCATGCTGTGCTTTGTGCCAGGACGTCCTGAGGGATCCACGGTCTATTGCCTGTGGACACTACTTCTGCTGGGTATGCACTGCGTCATACCTGGAACGATGTGAATCTACAGGAGACGCCCCCTGTCCCCAATGTAGAAAAAGATCCAGAAAACGTCCTAAACTTCAGACACCCGGTCAAGACAGCACTGAACCAA TTACTGGCAGTTGGCAGGAGGGTTCTTACAATCATAAGATTGGTCACAGAAGAAGATCTGAATTTGCAATAGAAGGAACTGCTGAAGCAGGACCTCAAACCCGCCTATCTAAGATCTACACTGAGCTGTATATCCTTGAAGGACAGTGCGAAGGAGTTAATATCCAACATGAAGTGTGGCAACTTGAGACAATATCCAAAATGGAGAACCTTAATGACACTCCAATCAAATGTCACAACATCTTTAAGGTCTTACCTGGCCAAAAAGGAATAATCAGAGTAGTTCTGACAAATGGGATTGCTGGCATCGGAAAAACCTTCTTGGTGCAAAAGTTTATTCTCGACTGGGCAGAGGGCCTGGAAAATCAAGATGTCAGCTTTGTGTTTCCGCTTTCGTTCCGGGAGCTGAACTTGATCAAAGAGAAGCAGTACAGTCTTCTCAGGCTGCTACAGGATTTTGATCCAACACTACACATGGTGACAGCAGAAAGTCTTGCTCTCTGTAAAGTTTTGTTCATCTTTGATGGTCTTGACGAAAGCAGACTTTTGTTGGATTTCCAGAACAATGAGGTTGTGTCGGAAGTCACACAGACATCATCAGTCAACTTACTGTTAACAAACCTCATCAAGGGgaatctgcttccctctgctttCCTTTGGATAACTTCcagacctgcagcagccaatcagatccctcctTTATATGTTGATAGGATAACAGAAGTACGAGGATTCACTGACACTCAGAAAGAGGAGTACTTCAGAAGAAGATTTGATGATGTTTCAATATCTGGCAGAATCTTCTCACACATGAAGGCATCCAGGAGCATCTACATTATGTGTCACATCCCAGTTTTCTGTTGGATCACTGCGGCTGTTCTGGAGCACATGATAATTACAGACAAAAAAGAGCTCCCCAAGTCTCTGACTGAGATGTACTCACACTTTCTGCTGGTCCAGTccaagagaaagacacagaagtACGGCAAAGGAGATGAGATGACACAACAGGAGCTAATGCAAACTGATGGGGAAGCCCTTCGGAAGTTGGGGAAACTTGCGTTCGAACATCTGGAAAAAGGGAACATCATCTTCTACCAAGAGGACCTGGAGAGATGTGGTCTTGATGTCGAAGAAGCCTTAGTtttctcaggactgtgcacacAGATCTTCAAAAGAGAACGTGTGCTTTTTCAGAAAACTATTTACTGCTTTGTTCATTTAAGTATTCAGGAGTTTCTCGCTGCTGTCTACATGGTTGACTGTTACCTGAACAAGAACATTGAAGTACTGGCAACTTTCTTGGGAGAAGACTGGGAAAGAAAAAGCAGTGACCCAGGTCTGGACAACTTCCTCAATCAAGTTGTGGAAAAATCCCTTCACAGTGTAAATGGCCACCTGGACCTCTTTGTTCGCTTCCTTCATGGCCTGTTATTGGAGTCCAACCGTGGTCTCTTAGGAGGTCTGCTGGGCTGGACAGCGAGCAGTCCAGAAAGCATCCAGAATGCAATAAACAACCTGAAGAAGATGAATGCTTATGATATCTCGCCTGACAGAAGTATCAATGTCTTCCACTGTTTGATGGAGATGAATGACCACTCGGTGCACCAGGAGATCCAAGAGTTCCTGCAGTCAGGCAACAGATCCGAGAAGAAACTCACCAAGACCCATTGCTCAGCTCTTGCCTACATGCTGCAGATGTCAGAAGATGTTCTAGAGGTGTTGGACCTGAAGAAGTACAATGCTACAGGTGATGGAAGACGGAGACTGCTCCCAGCTGTAAGAAACTGCAGAGACGCTCG ACTCTCTGGCTGTGGACTCTCTGAGAAGCATTGTGAAGTTCTGTCCTCAGCTCTGATGTCCAACCCTTCCCATCTGCAGGAGCTGGACCTGAGTGAAAATGACTATCTGCTGGATTCAGGAGTGAAACTGTTGTCTGTCGGATTGGGGAGTCAAAACTGCAGATTGAAGATACTAAG ATTGAAGAACTGCAGTTTGTCAGACGGTTGTTGTGATTCACTGGCATCAGCTCTGAAGTCCACCTCCTCCAgcctgagagagctggacctaaGTAACAACAACTATCTTAAGGATTCGGGGGTGAAGTTGTTGTCTACTGGCCTTGAGAGTCCACACTGTAGACTTGAGACTCTGAG ATTAAGTTGTTGTAGGCTGTCAGAGACCTGCTGTGCACATCTGGCCTCAGCTATGAAGTCCAACCCCACCCATTTGAGCGAGCTAGACCTGAGTCAAAACAAGGTGAAGGATTTAGGAGTCACTCTGCTGTCTACTGCACTCGAGAGTCCTCAATGTAGACTGAAGTGTCTGAG GCTTAATAGATGTGGGCTAACGGAGAACTGCTGTACATCTTTGGCCTCCACTTTCAAGTCCAGCTCCTCCAGCCTGAGAGTGTTGGAGCTAAGTAATAACGatctgcaggattcaggagtcaAGTTGCTGTGCCCCGGACTGGAGAGTCCACATTGTGGACTGGAAGCTCTTAG attgaGGGGCTGCTGGTTGTCAGAGAGTTCCTGTGCTTCTCTGGCTTTGACTCTGATGTCCAACCCCTCCAGTCTCAGAGAGCTTGATCTCAGTGAAAATGATCTacaggattcaggagtgaagctgctgACTGCTGGATTGGAAAGTCCACATTGTAAACTTGAGACTCTGAT GTTAAGACGTTGTCGGGTCACAGATGAAGGCTGTCCTTCTTTGGTGTCAGCTCTGAAGTCCAACCCATCctatctgagagagctggacctgcgTAAAAACAAACTTCAGGAATCGGGAGAGAAGTTGCTGTCTGATGTCCTagagagtccacactgcagactggaaactctc